In Pedobacter sp. WC2423, the following are encoded in one genomic region:
- a CDS encoding DUF3857 domain-containing protein, giving the protein MLKKLNLLLIVLLLIKIEVSAQKTQEKLPVFKYGKVEPGEFETKPDGVDSSAAAIKLFDVGNGYFEIGPGGGFIYVFERHVRYKIIQKKGYDLADLELRLYRDGKGNEEKLDLINAATYNLNNGKIEVSKMAGDAKFTNQVDNKHVIKKITLPNVKEGSIIEYRYKTKSDFTFKLDDWYFQEKYPTKYSSFTITIPEYYLYKIEVGGYYDINKIGPVDNSQNLTIPNGSGKSETISVKTSKTQYYIKNIPAIKDESYITTLDDYASKIGFELKATNFPQGGYQEYTTTWPKIIKEMMAHDNFGGYIQKKNPGKELIKEIIKDETTPEGKMNLIFNYVKNNIKWDNKYRLYTDANGPKSVLEKKSGSSSEINLLLLNLLDAAGLESYPIIISTRDNGTHPGYPLASKFNSVVIMTITGDQKNLLDAVNKNNTPGLLSYANLNHRGLKINRTDNTGEWISTENNKISRSSIFYALTLDTENKLKGTLSISSNNYEGLDTRNAYQKATNQEEFLKNYKNDKPGLEISNYKIENLDNAGETLIESMDVTIEDNIETAGNLSYFMPLLYERTKKNPFTLEERNYPVDFAYPKEENYHLSIELPAGYKPEQLPKNEKFQLPENGGSFTIMYVMEENKLNMVSKISLLKSSYTSEEYYNLKELFNNIVRKQAEQIVLKKI; this is encoded by the coding sequence ATGCTTAAAAAATTAAACCTCTTATTAATAGTCCTGCTATTGATAAAAATAGAGGTTTCTGCTCAAAAAACACAAGAAAAACTTCCTGTCTTTAAATATGGTAAAGTTGAACCCGGCGAATTTGAAACCAAACCCGATGGGGTTGATTCAAGTGCTGCGGCCATTAAACTCTTCGATGTGGGAAATGGCTATTTTGAAATCGGGCCAGGTGGCGGATTTATCTATGTTTTTGAGCGTCATGTCAGATACAAAATCATCCAGAAAAAGGGTTATGATCTTGCCGATTTAGAGTTAAGGCTATATCGCGATGGTAAAGGCAATGAAGAAAAACTGGATCTCATCAATGCTGCGACTTATAACCTGAACAATGGAAAAATTGAAGTTAGTAAAATGGCTGGTGATGCGAAATTCACAAATCAGGTGGATAATAAGCATGTTATCAAAAAAATTACGCTTCCAAATGTAAAAGAAGGCTCAATTATAGAGTATCGTTACAAGACAAAATCTGACTTTACTTTTAAACTCGATGACTGGTATTTTCAGGAAAAGTACCCAACTAAATATTCATCATTCACCATAACGATTCCAGAATATTATTTGTACAAAATTGAAGTAGGTGGATATTACGATATTAATAAAATTGGCCCTGTTGATAATTCACAGAACCTGACTATACCTAATGGTTCCGGAAAATCAGAAACAATTAGTGTCAAGACTTCAAAGACCCAATATTACATCAAAAATATTCCCGCTATCAAAGATGAAAGTTATATCACTACACTTGATGATTATGCCAGCAAAATAGGATTTGAACTTAAGGCGACCAATTTCCCACAGGGCGGCTATCAGGAATATACCACTACCTGGCCAAAAATCATAAAAGAAATGATGGCTCATGATAACTTTGGCGGATATATTCAGAAGAAAAATCCAGGTAAGGAATTGATTAAAGAGATCATTAAAGATGAAACCACTCCAGAAGGAAAAATGAATCTCATCTTTAACTATGTAAAAAACAACATTAAATGGGACAATAAATATCGGCTGTATACTGACGCAAACGGCCCTAAATCTGTGCTGGAAAAGAAATCCGGGAGTTCATCGGAGATCAATCTGTTACTGCTTAATCTGCTGGATGCTGCCGGACTGGAAAGTTATCCTATAATCATCAGTACAAGAGATAACGGCACACACCCTGGTTATCCGCTGGCAAGCAAGTTTAACAGCGTTGTCATAATGACAATTACCGGAGATCAAAAAAACCTGTTAGATGCAGTAAATAAAAATAATACCCCAGGTCTTTTGAGCTATGCGAATTTAAATCATCGCGGATTAAAGATAAACCGGACTGACAATACCGGAGAGTGGATTTCTACCGAAAACAACAAGATAAGCAGAAGCAGTATTTTTTATGCCCTCACGCTCGATACAGAGAATAAACTTAAAGGTACCTTATCAATATCAAGTAATAACTACGAAGGTCTTGACACAAGGAACGCTTACCAGAAAGCAACAAATCAGGAAGAATTTCTTAAAAATTACAAGAATGACAAGCCGGGCCTGGAAATAAGTAATTACAAAATTGAAAACCTGGATAACGCCGGGGAAACACTTATTGAAAGTATGGATGTGACGATTGAAGACAACATAGAAACTGCAGGTAACCTCTCTTATTTTATGCCACTTTTATATGAGCGGACAAAGAAAAATCCATTTACTCTGGAAGAGCGGAATTACCCGGTAGACTTCGCTTACCCTAAAGAAGAGAACTATCATCTTTCTATCGAATTACCGGCTGGTTATAAACCAGAGCAACTCCCAAAAAACGAGAAATTTCAATTACCAGAAAATGGCGGCTCATTTACAATTATGTATGTAATGGAGGAGAATAAATTAAATATGGTTAGTAAAATCTCTCTATTGAAATCGAGCTATACTTCAGAAGAATATTATAACCTTAAAGAATTGTTTAATAATATTGTCCGTAAACAAGCAGAACAAATCGTACTTAAGAAAATATGA
- a CDS encoding DUF3857 domain-containing protein — MKLSHLLFTLLIGCATVVSAQEAYDVANIPAELLKKSTVVIRDEEQHLTIKSNSNAVMTYKTAITILSKNGEDNAVMSEYYDKFSSVYNLKAFMYDAKGIKIRTYKASDFKDESITSDGTMYDDNRIKKMVFLNATFPYTIEYSYEKSYNGYIAFPSWSPVSAYDCAVEKSVYTLQVPKTVTFKYLKSKGLQTDSTVTADKTTYTWACQNLNSFTYEPMSTGLNTITPWVLVSPNNFEYDNSRGSVENWKNMGDWIYQLSNTVQPLPEKTKATIQALIASAKTDQEKITILYHYLQSNTRYVSVQLGVGGFRPITADKVASVNYGDCKALSNYMKAILTEAGIPSNLVVIGNGLPSLNKDYASFGQANHMILCVPAAKDTTWLECTSQYTPAGYIGNNNSGRTVLLVTEAGGKLVSTPVYKPEDNFQNRITTVMLTTDKPADVHIKTSYSNSQYEEQLGMMLLEPAEQRKRVMSNLGIPDMEISSLSFLQPDKSFPKIEEDIVLKSSQMISHGGDKLFITLNLLNRRESVPAKVENRQTSFSVAYGFKDTDVTTYTLPEGYKVEFVPQDISLESEFGKYTAKVTVKDNSIVYTRNQTMNSKKYAPEKYKDIVEFYKKIYVADKQKAVLAKIN, encoded by the coding sequence ATGAAACTAAGCCATTTACTATTTACCCTGTTAATTGGCTGCGCCACAGTAGTCAGTGCACAAGAAGCATATGATGTCGCTAATATTCCAGCGGAATTGTTAAAAAAATCAACTGTTGTTATCCGTGATGAAGAACAACACTTGACTATTAAAAGTAACAGCAATGCTGTTATGACCTATAAAACAGCGATCACCATTCTCAGCAAAAATGGAGAAGATAACGCAGTTATGTCAGAGTACTACGATAAATTTTCTTCGGTTTATAACCTTAAAGCATTTATGTATGATGCTAAAGGGATTAAAATAAGAACTTATAAGGCCTCCGATTTCAAAGATGAGAGTATCACTTCTGATGGAACAATGTATGATGATAACCGGATAAAAAAGATGGTATTTTTGAATGCCACTTTTCCCTATACCATCGAGTATAGTTATGAAAAAAGTTACAATGGTTATATTGCCTTTCCGTCATGGAGTCCTGTAAGTGCTTATGACTGTGCGGTAGAAAAATCTGTATATACTTTACAAGTACCTAAAACAGTTACCTTTAAATATTTAAAGAGTAAGGGCCTTCAAACAGATTCTACGGTCACCGCTGACAAAACAACTTATACATGGGCTTGTCAAAACCTGAACTCATTTACCTATGAACCGATGTCAACCGGGCTTAATACGATTACACCCTGGGTATTGGTTTCTCCAAATAATTTTGAGTATGACAATTCCAGGGGCAGTGTTGAAAACTGGAAAAACATGGGTGATTGGATTTATCAGCTCAGTAATACAGTGCAGCCGTTGCCAGAGAAAACAAAAGCAACCATTCAGGCCTTAATCGCTTCGGCTAAAACAGATCAGGAAAAGATAACTATTCTCTATCATTATTTACAATCGAATACCAGGTATGTAAGCGTTCAGCTTGGAGTTGGAGGTTTCAGACCAATAACAGCAGATAAAGTTGCCTCAGTGAACTACGGAGATTGTAAAGCGCTGTCAAATTACATGAAAGCGATTTTAACAGAAGCCGGTATTCCATCTAATCTCGTTGTTATAGGCAACGGTTTACCTTCACTGAATAAGGACTATGCAAGTTTTGGACAGGCTAACCACATGATTCTTTGTGTTCCCGCAGCAAAAGACACCACTTGGCTGGAATGTACAAGTCAGTATACACCAGCAGGATATATTGGTAATAATAATTCCGGAAGAACTGTATTACTAGTAACAGAAGCTGGTGGAAAGCTGGTCAGCACCCCTGTTTATAAACCTGAAGACAATTTCCAAAACCGCATCACAACTGTAATGCTGACAACAGACAAACCTGCTGACGTCCACATCAAAACCTCTTACAGCAATTCTCAATATGAAGAGCAGCTGGGAATGATGTTGTTAGAACCCGCAGAGCAGCGTAAAAGAGTCATGAGCAACCTGGGAATACCTGATATGGAAATTTCATCTTTAAGCTTTTTACAACCAGACAAAAGCTTTCCAAAAATAGAAGAAGATATTGTTCTGAAAAGTTCTCAGATGATCAGCCACGGAGGAGATAAATTATTTATAACCCTGAATTTATTAAACAGAAGAGAAAGTGTACCCGCCAAAGTTGAAAACAGACAAACTTCTTTTTCAGTGGCCTATGGATTTAAAGATACCGATGTAACTACCTATACCTTACCAGAAGGTTATAAAGTAGAATTTGTTCCTCAGGATATTTCGCTGGAATCAGAATTTGGAAAATATACAGCTAAAGTAACTGTGAAAGACAATTCAATCGTCTATACACGTAATCAGACCATGAACAGCAAGAAATATGCGCCTGAAAAATACAAAGACATTGTAGAATTTTACAAAAAAATATACGTAGCAGACAAACAAAAAGCAGTACTGGCTAAAATTAATTAG